The following coding sequences lie in one Benincasa hispida cultivar B227 chromosome 6, ASM972705v1, whole genome shotgun sequence genomic window:
- the LOC120079130 gene encoding uncharacterized protein LOC120079130, which produces MDCQIASKWRFSIMDSILHRRQLPMRQQYKGIEINNSGTRSGQVNAIEQTSTSCVACEESHSVKECPRNPQSIYFVKNNPFSNTYNPGWRIHHNFAWKNNQQQDSQPMAQRETPPGFFQRTNGQQQQQASSSQTPPSSSLENLLKEYKERTLPRNHPKKWKGDVEVRKEPSKTDSKEQPMIESKNRLSQTESKESKTMEPEDAITSKTPNHGIVKVQLPPFPRRLKKKQKDEVQYHRFLEILKQIHINIPFIEAIEQMPVYAKFFKDIVSKKRSTGKFATVALTKESNTIIPPKMFDPGSFTIPCSIGGQLTPTTVTFQLADRTLVHPKEN; this is translated from the exons ATGGATTGCCAGATTGCCTctaaatggagattttctatcatggactcAATTCTACATCgcagacagctgccaatgcggcagcagtaTAAG GGCATTGAAATAAACAATTCAGGAACTAGAAGTGGGCAAGTCAATGCAATAGAGCAAACAAGCACCAGTTGTGTTGCATGTGAAGAATCGCATTCTGTTAAGGAGTGTCCACGAAATCCTCAATCAATCTACTTTGTCAAAAACAAtcctttttcaaacacttacaacccagGGTGGCGAATTCACCAtaattttgcttggaaaaacAACCAACAACAAGACAGTCAACCTATGGCTCAGAGAGAAACACCACCAGGATTTTTCCAAAGAACTAACGGACAGCAGCAACAGCAAGCTAGTAGCTCTCAAACACCACCATCATCATCCCTGGAGAACTTGTTAAA GGAATACAAGGAAAGAACACTACCAAGAAATCACCCTAAGAAGTGGAAAGGCGATGTAGAAGTCAGGAAGGAGCCTAGCAAGACCGATTCAAAGGAGCAACCTATGATTGAATCAAAGAACCGTTTGTCGCAAACTGAGTCAAAGGAGTCCAAGACTATGGAACCTGAAGATGCGATCACCTCTAAGACTCCAAACCATGGAATAGTGAAAGTACAGCTACCTCCATTTCCTCGaagactgaaaaagaaacaaaaggatgAAGTTCAGTATCATCGCTTCCTGGAAATATTGAAACAaatacacatcaatattccatttaTAGAAGCGATAGAGCAGATGCCGGTATATGCCaagttttttaaggacattGTTTCAAAGAAGAGAAGCACGGGAAAATtcgccacggtggcattaacaaAAGAATCAAATactataatcccaccaaagatgtTCGACCCAGGCAGCTTtacaataccctgctcaataggag gTCAGCTAACACCTACAACAGTGACTTTCCAACTTGCAGATAGGACCCTGGTACACCCGAAGGAAAATTAA